GCGCTCACGCCTGGCGACGATCAACGCCGCAGCGCTTTCCCCCAACGCCAAGCAGCCCAACGGGAACGGTTCGGACTGCCATTATTTCCCACCACCACCATCGGCAGTTTTCCGCAGACCGACGCCATCCGGCGCGCACGCCTGCAGTTCAGGAAAGGCATGATCGAGGCAGCGGCATACGAGCAGGCCATGCAGGGCGAGATCGAGTACGCGGTGCGACGCCAGGAAGCCTTGGGCCTGGATGTGCTCGTGCATGGCGAGGCCGAACGCAACGACATGGTAGAGTATTTCGGTGAGCAACTGGAAGGCTTCAGCTTCACCCGGCATGCTTGGGTGCAGAGCTATGGTTCCCGCTGCGTGAAGCCCCCGATCATTTTCGGCGATGTGTCCCGACCGCGGCCCATGACCGTTTCCTGGACGCGCTACGCGCAATCCCTCACCGAGCGGCCCATGAAGGGAATGCTCACGGGGCCTGTGACCATCCTGCAGTGGTCATTCGTCCGCGACGATCAGCCGCGTGCCGAGACGGCGCTGCAGATCGCTCTCGCCATCCGGGACGAGGTGCGGGATCTGGAAAGGGCTGGCATCGGCATCATTCAGATCGACGAGCCCGCCTATCGCGAGGGACTGCCTTTGCGGAAAAAGGACTGGGAAGACTACCTGGCCTGGGCCAGCCGGTCGTTTCGCATCGCGGCCAGCGGGGTGGATGATGCCACGCAGATCCATACCCATATGTGCTACAGCGAATTCAACGACATCCTGCCGGCCATTGCGGCCATGGATGCGGATGTCATCACCATCGAGACGTCCCGCTCGCAGATGGAACTGCTGGACGCCTTCGGCCAGTTCGACTATCCCAACGAGATCGGGCCGGGTGTCTACGATATCCATTCACCCCGCGTTCCCGCTACGGAGGAGATGATCGCGTTGCTGGAGAAGGCGAGCCGGGTGGTGCCGCCGGAACGGCTGTGGGTCAATCCGGATTGCGGTTTGAAGACGCGCAAGTGGGAAGAGGTCGAACCGGCGCTGCGGAACATGGTGGACGCGGCCCGGGCGCTGCGCGCATCCACACGCCGTGGCTGAGCTAACCGCGCTTGCGTGCCCGGTATCCCAGCCAGCCCAGCACGGAAGCGAGCAGCAGCATCAGCAGCAGGATTTCGGCATGCTTCATGCGCGCGAGCAGGAAGGCGAGGCTGGCGCTGAAGGCGTAGCCCAGGCCCGCGATGCCGGCGCTCCAGAGCAGGGCGGCAGGGATGTTGATGACGGCGAAGCGCACGCGGGGGTAGCCGTGGCTGGCCAGCAGCAACAAGGACACCGTGCGCACGCCGTAAAGGAAACGAAAGAATACGGCGGCGAAATCGCCGTAACGGGCGATGAAGGCCTCCGCCCGGGGCGCATGCAGAGACAGGCGCGGGTGGCGCGCCAGCAGTCTCGGGCCGTAGCGCTGTCCGGCCAGGAACAGGCCCTGTTCCGCCAGGGTGCTGGCAGCCCAGCCGGTGAGAATCACGCCGGTCAGGTGCAGGTGCCCGGCGTGGGCCATGGCCCCGGCCAGCATCAGAATGGTTTCCCCTTCCATGAGCACGCCGACGAAGAGCATCCAGTAGCCGTAGCGTTGGAGAAAAGCGCCGAGGCTGGCCAGGGTGGCGTTGTCCACGCCCAAGGCTGCCAAAAGCTCGTGCATGAGGTCTACTCCGCGCGCCGCTTGCGGCAGGATGATGTCGAGCACGCCGGGGCGCCGCCGGCCGGTAACGCCGCGGCTAGGCCGTCGGCACCAGAACGCGGCCGCCATGCTGCCGGTTGTATTGGGCCAGGATCCGTTCCGCCACGCCTTTTCCCTCCCCCCGTTTCACCAGCGCCACGCAGGCGCCGCCGAAGCCGGCGCCGGTCAGGCGGGCGCCGTAGGTGGCGGGGTCCTGCTGCAGCAGCGCCACCAGGGTGTCCAGGGCGACGACGGAGACTTCGTAATCGTCGCGCAGGCTGGCGTGGGAGGCGTTCATGAGCTCGCCGAAGCGCGCGGCGGACACGCCGCCGGCGGCCTCGAGCACGCGCCGGTTCTCCGAGATGACATGGCGGGCGCGGCGGCGCAGCGGTTCGGGCAGCCGTTCCGCCTGCGCTGGATCGCCGACGTCGCGCAGGGCGGCCACCCCCAGGCGCCGCGCGGCCTCCTCGCATTCGGCGCGGCGCTGGTTGTACATGCTGCCGGCCAGGGTGCGCGGCACGCCGCTGTCGATGACCACGATCTCGGCCTGGTCGGGCAGGGGCAGCACCCGGCGTTCCAGCGTGCGGGTGTCGAGAAACAGCATGTGCTCGGTGTCGGCCAGGCTGGCGGCCATCTGGTCCATGATGCCGCAGCGCACGTGGGCGTATTCGATCTCGGCCTGCTGGGCGACTTGGGCGATGATCACATCGTCCAGGCTGAGCGCGAAGAGCGCGCGCAGGGCGCGCAGGGTGGCCACTTCCAGGGCCGCGCTGCTGGACAGGCCGGCGCCCATGGGCACCTGCGAGTCGATGTGCAGCAGGACCGGGCCGAGCGGGTGGCCGCGCGCCTGCAGGAGGCGGATGCAGCCGAAGACATAGCTGGCGAAGCCCTGGGGGGCGGGGCCGTCCGGCGCCGCGCCGATGAGCTCGTCCAGGCGGGCGGCGTAAAAATGGTGGCGGTTGTCCGGGCTGCGCGACGCCTGCACGTGGGTGCGCTGCGGGATGGCGGTCGGCAGGACGAAGCCGTCGTTGTAGTCGGTGTGCTCGCCCAGCAGGTTGACGCGGCCTGGGGCGTCGGCCCGGGCCTCGGGCGGGATGCCGAAGATTTCCTCGAAAGACTTCATCAGCGCTCCAGCGGCAGGGGCCGTGGCCGGCCCTGGGTGGTGGTGTGGGGCCAGGCGGGGTCGTAGGTGAGATTCTCGAGCTCGCCGTCGGGCGTGATGAGGATGGTGTCCTCGATCTTGGCGCCCGGCACGCTCGGGTTCCAGGCCACCGCCATGCCCTCGGTGAGCGGGTCGGTGGTGTCCGGGGTGGCGATCACCTCCCGGGAAAGATAACCGGTCAGGCCGCCCTGATGATGCTCGCGGATGGCGTCGGGGTAGCCGTGAGTCTGGTAGGCATGGTCGAGGGTGCGGTAGATCTCGTCCAGGCGCTTGCCGGGGTTGCAAGCCTGCAGGGCGGCGGCCTCGATCTCGCGGACATGGCGGTGCCGTTCGGCGGCCGCGTCGCTCAGGGGTCCAAAGCTGACGAAGCGGGTGAGATTGGCGAAAAGCCCGAACTTACGGGCGCAGAACACCAGCATGGCCTGGTTGCCGAGCCGTTCCCGGGTGGGGGTGGGATGGCGGTAGCGGGGCAGCCGGTTGGCGCCGGCCGCCAGGGTCAGCGCCGGTTCCAGCCCGCGCGCCCACAGGGCCTCGGCGCCGGCGCCGGCCAGTTGGTATTCCTTCCAGCCCGGCTCGGCCCGGGACAGGACCTCGGTCATGGCTTCGCCGGCGAGCCGCCCGACCAAGCGGTAGCGTTCGATCTCGCTGTCGAGCAGGATGCGGCGCTGGCGGCGCCAGCCGTGGGGCAGG
Above is a window of Thermithiobacillus tepidarius DSM 3134 DNA encoding:
- the galK gene encoding galactokinase, which produces MKSFEEIFGIPPEARADAPGRVNLLGEHTDYNDGFVLPTAIPQRTHVQASRSPDNRHHFYAARLDELIGAAPDGPAPQGFASYVFGCIRLLQARGHPLGPVLLHIDSQVPMGAGLSSSAALEVATLRALRALFALSLDDVIIAQVAQQAEIEYAHVRCGIMDQMAASLADTEHMLFLDTRTLERRVLPLPDQAEIVVIDSGVPRTLAGSMYNQRRAECEEAARRLGVAALRDVGDPAQAERLPEPLRRRARHVISENRRVLEAAGGVSAARFGELMNASHASLRDDYEVSVVALDTLVALLQQDPATYGARLTGAGFGGACVALVKRGEGKGVAERILAQYNRQHGGRVLVPTA
- a CDS encoding DedA family protein, with protein sequence MLDIILPQAARGVDLMHELLAALGVDNATLASLGAFLQRYGYWMLFVGVLMEGETILMLAGAMAHAGHLHLTGVILTGWAASTLAEQGLFLAGQRYGPRLLARHPRLSLHAPRAEAFIARYGDFAAVFFRFLYGVRTVSLLLLASHGYPRVRFAVINIPAALLWSAGIAGLGYAFSASLAFLLARMKHAEILLLMLLLASVLGWLGYRARKRG
- a CDS encoding M24 family metallopeptidase, with the translated sequence MQNRSDEVNAKLATLRAGLMEADAGGVRLRGTDWFTWITAGASPTVLLTAETGVAEILVTLESAWVLTDEIEARRLEEEELPSNFDLLVTPWAQPQEREARVRDMTDGAIVLSDRPQAGEAPLPHGWRRQRRILLDSEIERYRLVGRLAGEAMTEVLSRAEPGWKEYQLAGAGAEALWARGLEPALTLAAGANRLPRYRHPTPTRERLGNQAMLVFCARKFGLFANLTRFVSFGPLSDAAAERHRHVREIEAAALQACNPGKRLDEIYRTLDHAYQTHGYPDAIREHHQGGLTGYLSREVIATPDTTDPLTEGMAVAWNPSVPGAKIEDTILITPDGELENLTYDPAWPHTTTQGRPRPLPLER